In one window of Janthinobacterium sp. 1_2014MBL_MicDiv DNA:
- a CDS encoding mechanosensitive ion channel family protein yields MNETPLLNLITDFVDDFRQPAILWQALAIVACLALSWLLVRQLREFLHKRAEAATTPATPETLQRTDSFIRILTPVLAAMLLGIAQHFLAKFQSVNLLNIAIPLCTSMALVRFGFYVLRRIFARHGEISPTMLLLEKVFTVVVWAGMALYITGLWPELHAFLESIVVPLGRNKVSVAAILQAAISVAVLLVLAMWAGTSLDERLMKMQGLHTSLRVVMSRMGRAVLILVSVLISLSLVGIDLTVLSVFGGAFGVALGFGLQKIAANFVSGFIILLDRSLTIGDMITVGQFTGKVTQINTRYTVLLGGDGVESIVPNEMLISGGVQNMSLSNRMVWLSTAVSVGYETDLDAIFPLLEAAAASVPRVSQSNPPSVTLVRFGADGLDLQIGFWIADPENGTGGVKSNVNRAIWRTLQEQKVSVPFPQRELRIVGTPPAPLVGAAEGESAPSGTQP; encoded by the coding sequence ATGAATGAAACCCCACTGCTGAACCTGATCACCGACTTTGTCGACGATTTCCGCCAACCGGCCATCCTGTGGCAGGCGCTGGCGATCGTCGCCTGCCTGGCCTTGAGCTGGCTGCTGGTGCGGCAGTTGCGTGAATTCCTGCACAAGCGGGCGGAAGCGGCGACGACGCCGGCCACGCCGGAAACGCTGCAGCGCACGGACAGTTTCATCCGCATCCTCACGCCCGTGCTGGCGGCCATGCTGCTGGGCATTGCGCAACACTTCCTGGCCAAGTTCCAGTCGGTGAATTTGCTCAATATCGCCATTCCCCTGTGCACCTCGATGGCGCTGGTGCGCTTCGGTTTTTACGTGCTGCGCCGTATCTTTGCCCGCCACGGCGAGATCAGCCCGACCATGCTGTTGCTGGAAAAGGTATTTACCGTCGTCGTGTGGGCCGGCATGGCCCTGTATATCACGGGCTTGTGGCCAGAGTTGCATGCTTTCCTGGAGAGCATCGTCGTGCCGCTGGGCCGCAACAAGGTTTCCGTGGCTGCCATCTTGCAAGCCGCTATTTCCGTGGCCGTGCTGCTGGTGCTGGCCATGTGGGCCGGCACCTCGCTCGACGAGCGCCTGATGAAAATGCAGGGCCTGCATACCTCCTTGCGCGTGGTCATGTCGCGCATGGGCCGCGCCGTGCTGATCCTCGTTTCCGTCCTGATCAGCCTGTCGCTGGTGGGCATCGACCTGACGGTGTTGTCCGTCTTCGGCGGCGCCTTCGGCGTGGCGCTCGGTTTCGGCTTGCAAAAGATCGCCGCCAACTTCGTTTCCGGCTTCATCATCCTGCTCGACCGCAGCCTGACCATCGGCGACATGATTACCGTCGGCCAATTCACGGGCAAAGTCACGCAGATCAATACGCGCTATACTGTGTTATTGGGTGGCGATGGCGTGGAATCCATCGTGCCGAATGAAATGCTGATTTCCGGCGGCGTGCAGAACATGTCGCTGAGCAACCGCATGGTGTGGCTGTCGACTGCCGTGTCGGTGGGCTATGAAACGGACCTCGACGCCATCTTCCCCTTGCTGGAAGCGGCTGCGGCCAGCGTGCCGCGCGTGTCGCAAAGTAATCCGCCATCCGTTACCCTCGTGCGTTTCGGCGCCGACGGCCTGGATCTGCAGATCGGTTTCTGGATCGCGGACCCGGAAAACGGCACCGGCGGCGTGAAGTCGAATGTGAACCGCGCCATCTGGCGCACCTTGCAGGAACAGAAGGTCTCTGTACCTTTCCCGCAACGCGAATTGCGTATTGTGGGTACGCCTCCTGCCCCGCTCGTCGGCGCGGCAGAGGGTGAGTCCGCGCCATCCGGCACCCAGCCTTAA
- a CDS encoding DesA family fatty acid desaturase, translating into MATGITDLSAWQVFLYTMVVTHITIASVTIYLHRHQAHRALELHAIPSHFFRFWLWLTTGQVTKEWAAIHRKHHAKCDTEEDPHSPVTRGIKKVFWEGAELYRAESKNMETMAKYGHGTPTDWIERNLYTKYSWLGVVSLFVINFILFGVIGISVWAVQMMWIPITAAGIINGIGHYWGYRNYDCADAATNIIPFGILIGGEELHNNHHTYATSAKLSSKWYEIDIGWAYIRALEMLGLAKVKKLAPEPKFSHGKLEADFETLQSVIANRYDVMAKYAKSIKHAWKEELEHLKHKAELEKRFLKSSRKLMQREPGKLADAHHEQLSELFQHSKALETMHHMRVELGAIWERSHFTREQLLHKLQDWCARAEASGIKSLQDFSLRLRSYA; encoded by the coding sequence ATGGCAACTGGCATTACCGATCTGTCCGCATGGCAAGTTTTCCTGTACACCATGGTGGTCACGCATATCACGATCGCCAGCGTCACGATTTATTTGCACCGCCACCAGGCTCACCGCGCGCTGGAATTGCATGCGATCCCCAGCCATTTCTTCCGTTTCTGGCTGTGGCTGACGACGGGCCAGGTCACCAAGGAATGGGCGGCCATCCACCGCAAGCACCACGCCAAGTGCGATACGGAAGAAGATCCGCACAGCCCGGTAACGCGCGGTATCAAGAAAGTCTTCTGGGAAGGCGCCGAGCTGTACCGCGCTGAATCGAAGAACATGGAAACCATGGCCAAGTACGGCCACGGCACGCCGACGGACTGGATCGAGCGCAACCTGTACACGAAATACAGCTGGCTGGGCGTCGTCTCGCTGTTCGTCATCAATTTCATCCTGTTCGGCGTGATCGGCATCTCCGTATGGGCCGTGCAAATGATGTGGATCCCCATCACGGCGGCCGGCATCATCAACGGCATCGGCCATTACTGGGGCTACCGCAACTACGACTGCGCGGACGCGGCCACCAACATCATTCCCTTCGGTATCCTGATCGGTGGCGAAGAGTTGCATAACAATCACCATACGTATGCGACGTCGGCCAAGCTGTCGTCGAAGTGGTATGAAATCGATATCGGCTGGGCTTATATCCGCGCGCTGGAAATGCTGGGCCTGGCCAAGGTGAAGAAACTGGCGCCGGAGCCGAAGTTTTCCCACGGCAAGCTGGAAGCGGACTTCGAGACCTTGCAGTCCGTCATCGCCAACCGCTACGACGTGATGGCCAAGTATGCGAAATCGATCAAGCATGCGTGGAAGGAAGAACTGGAACACTTGAAGCACAAGGCGGAACTGGAAAAGCGCTTCCTGAAGTCGTCGCGCAAGCTGATGCAGCGCGAACCGGGCAAGCTGGCCGACGCGCACCATGAACAGCTGTCGGAATTGTTCCAGCACAGCAAGGCACTGGAAACCATGCACCATATGCGCGTGGAACTGGGCGCCATCTGGGAGCGTTCGCACTTTACGCGCGAGCAATTGCTGCACAAGCTGCAAGACTGGTGTGCGCGCGCCGAAGCGTCGGGCATCAAGTCGCTGCAAGACTTTTCCTTGCGCCTGCGCAGTTATGCCTGA
- the rpmG gene encoding 50S ribosomal protein L33, whose product MAKSGRDKIKLESTAGTGHFYTTTKNKRTTPAKMEIMKFDPKARKHVTYKETKIK is encoded by the coding sequence ATGGCAAAATCAGGCCGCGACAAAATCAAGTTAGAATCGACCGCCGGTACGGGTCACTTCTACACGACTACCAAAAACAAGCGTACGACGCCTGCGAAAATGGAGATCATGAAATTCGATCCTAAAGCACGCAAGCACGTAACGTACAAAGAAACCAAGATCAAGTAA
- the rpmB gene encoding 50S ribosomal protein L28 has product MARVCQVTGKKPMVGNNVSHANNKTKRRFLPNLQNRRIFVESENRWVSLRLSNAGLRVIDKVGIDAVLVDMRARGEKV; this is encoded by the coding sequence ATGGCACGTGTTTGCCAAGTCACTGGGAAGAAGCCGATGGTCGGTAACAATGTTTCCCATGCAAACAACAAAACCAAACGTCGTTTTTTGCCTAACTTGCAGAATCGTCGTATTTTTGTTGAATCTGAAAACCGCTGGGTCTCCCTGCGTTTGTCCAACGCCGGTCTGCGCGTCATCGATAAAGTCGGCATCGACGCCGTATTGGTCGATATGCGCGCTCGTGGCGAAAAAGTCTAA
- the radC gene encoding RadC family protein — protein MGIKDWPAGERPRERLIEDGAHSLSDAELLAVFLRTGVRGKSAVELARDTVEHFGSLRGLFGASLVNFSAVHGMGSAKFAQLQAVLELARRAIIEDLQAGQALNSPHAVKDYLRLTLGHLAHEAFHVLFLDVKNRLIATQEMFRGTLTHTSVYPREVVKQALLHNAASVMLAHNHPSGTPEPSESDLLLTRALVQALSLVDVRILDHFVVAGRQVHSFAEHGQL, from the coding sequence ATGGGCATCAAGGATTGGCCTGCTGGCGAACGGCCGCGCGAACGCCTGATCGAGGATGGCGCGCACTCGCTGTCGGACGCGGAATTGCTGGCCGTGTTCCTGCGCACGGGCGTGCGCGGCAAGAGCGCCGTGGAATTGGCGCGCGACACGGTCGAGCACTTCGGTTCCTTGCGTGGGCTGTTTGGCGCCAGTCTCGTGAATTTTTCCGCCGTGCACGGCATGGGCAGCGCCAAATTTGCCCAACTGCAAGCCGTGCTGGAACTGGCGCGGCGCGCCATCATCGAGGATTTGCAGGCGGGGCAAGCCCTCAATTCGCCGCACGCCGTGAAGGACTATCTGCGCCTGACCCTGGGCCACCTGGCGCATGAAGCGTTCCATGTGTTGTTTTTGGACGTCAAGAACCGTTTGATCGCCACCCAGGAAATGTTTCGCGGCACCCTCACCCACACCAGCGTGTATCCGCGCGAAGTGGTCAAGCAGGCGCTGCTGCACAACGCGGCCAGCGTCATGCTGGCCCACAATCACCCATCCGGCACGCCGGAACCGAGCGAATCGGACTTGCTGCTGACGCGCGCGCTGGTGCAGGCCCTGTCGCTGGTCGACGTGCGCATCCTCGACCATTTCGTCGTTGCTGGGCGGCAAGTGCATTCGTTTGCCGAGCATGGCCAACTCTAG
- a CDS encoding FKBP-type peptidyl-prolyl cis-trans isomerase — MSNEQPAVVTEAAYLTLHYRLATVDGTDIVTTFSGNPATLMLGQGQLAPFLEQRLLGLPEGTHQTFELAAGEGFGERNPELVQSVSRATLDENSVPGADYKIGDLVDFAAPGGGRFAGVLRELRDDSALFDFNHPLAGQPLRFEVKLISVL, encoded by the coding sequence ATGTCCAACGAGCAACCAGCAGTCGTCACCGAAGCGGCTTACCTCACCCTGCATTATCGTCTTGCCACTGTTGACGGTACTGACATTGTCACGACCTTCAGCGGGAATCCCGCCACGTTGATGCTGGGACAGGGCCAGCTGGCGCCGTTCCTCGAGCAGCGTTTGCTGGGTTTGCCTGAAGGCACGCACCAGACTTTCGAGCTGGCGGCCGGCGAAGGCTTTGGCGAGCGCAATCCCGAGCTGGTGCAGTCGGTTTCGCGTGCCACGCTCGATGAAAACTCGGTGCCGGGCGCCGACTACAAGATCGGCGACCTGGTGGATTTCGCCGCCCCGGGCGGCGGCCGCTTTGCCGGCGTGCTGCGCGAACTGCGCGACGATTCGGCCCTGTTCGACTTCAACCATCCGCTGGCTGGCCAGCCGCTGCGTTTTGAAGTCAAGCTCATCTCGGTGCTGTAA
- the ispH gene encoding 4-hydroxy-3-methylbut-2-enyl diphosphate reductase, which yields MDKELLLAQPRGFCAGVDRAIEIVERALQQFGAPIYVRHEIVHNAYVVADLRNKGAIFIDDLDDVPAGNTLVFSAHGVSKAVRAEAESRGLSIFDATCPLVTKVHMEVGKMRREGREIIMIGHDGHPEVEGTMGQAEKGMHLVETLEDVATLQVANPDSVAYVSQTTLSVDDTRDIIEALKQKYPNIAEPKKGDICYATTNRQEAVKFMAPLVEVVIVVGSPNSSNSNRLREVADKMGTPAYMVDNASQIDPAWLEGKLRVGVTAGASAPEVLVQAVIDRLKECGVKSVRPLDGVQEAVTFPMPKGLDGIKRDVA from the coding sequence ATGGATAAAGAACTGTTACTGGCCCAGCCCCGGGGTTTCTGCGCTGGCGTCGACCGGGCGATCGAAATCGTCGAGCGTGCCTTGCAGCAATTTGGCGCACCGATCTACGTGCGTCATGAAATCGTCCACAACGCCTATGTGGTGGCCGACCTGCGCAACAAGGGCGCCATCTTCATCGACGACCTCGATGACGTACCGGCTGGCAATACCCTCGTGTTTTCCGCGCATGGCGTGTCGAAAGCCGTGCGCGCCGAGGCGGAATCGCGCGGCCTGAGCATTTTTGACGCCACCTGCCCGCTGGTCACCAAGGTGCACATGGAAGTGGGCAAGATGCGCCGCGAAGGCCGCGAAATCATCATGATCGGCCACGATGGCCATCCCGAGGTGGAAGGCACGATGGGCCAGGCTGAAAAGGGCATGCATCTGGTGGAAACGCTGGAAGATGTGGCGACCTTGCAGGTCGCCAATCCGGACAGCGTGGCCTATGTGTCGCAGACAACGTTGTCAGTTGACGACACTCGCGACATTATCGAGGCGTTGAAGCAGAAATATCCGAATATTGCCGAGCCCAAAAAAGGCGACATTTGCTACGCCACCACCAACCGCCAGGAAGCCGTGAAATTCATGGCGCCGCTGGTGGAAGTGGTGATCGTCGTGGGCAGCCCGAACAGCTCGAATTCGAACCGCCTGCGCGAAGTGGCAGACAAGATGGGCACGCCGGCCTACATGGTCGACAATGCCTCGCAAATCGACCCCGCCTGGCTGGAAGGCAAGCTGCGCGTGGGCGTCACGGCCGGCGCCTCGGCGCCCGAAGTGCTGGTGCAAGCCGTGATCGACCGCTTGAAAGAGTGTGGCGTGAAGAGCGTGCGTCCGCTCGACGGCGTGCAGGAAGCCGTCACGTTCCCGATGCCGAAAGGCCTCGACGGCATCAAGCGTGACGTCGCCTGA
- a CDS encoding branched-chain amino acid ABC transporter permease, giving the protein MDTFIQQIINGLVLGSMYALVALGYTMVYGVLNLINFAHGDVLMIGAMVGLSILKLLGIYVPDWPGYLKLATAILGAIPICILVNIIIERVAYRRLRNAPRLAPLITAIGVSILLQTFAMMIWTRNPLPFPQLLSTDPINVGGAVISQTQVLLLALAAISMGGLVLLVEKTKMGRAMRATAENPRVAGLMGVDSDKVIVATFAIGAALAAVAGVMWGANYASIQFSMGAIPGLKAFCAAVLGGIGNIYGAMIGGVLLGIIESLGAGYIGDITGGFLGSHYQDIFAFVVLIIVLTLRPSGIMGERVADRA; this is encoded by the coding sequence ATGGATACATTCATCCAGCAGATCATTAACGGCTTGGTGCTGGGCAGCATGTATGCCTTAGTCGCCCTCGGTTACACGATGGTGTATGGCGTCTTGAACCTGATTAACTTCGCCCACGGCGACGTGCTCATGATCGGCGCCATGGTGGGCTTGAGCATCCTCAAGCTGCTGGGCATTTATGTACCGGACTGGCCCGGCTACCTGAAACTGGCCACCGCCATCCTCGGCGCCATTCCCATCTGTATTCTGGTCAACATCATCATCGAGCGGGTCGCCTACCGCCGCCTGCGCAACGCCCCCCGCCTCGCCCCCCTGATTACCGCCATCGGCGTCTCCATCCTGCTGCAAACCTTTGCCATGATGATCTGGACGCGCAATCCCTTGCCCTTCCCGCAATTGCTGTCGACCGACCCCATCAATGTGGGCGGCGCCGTCATTTCGCAAACGCAAGTATTGCTGCTGGCCCTGGCCGCCATCTCGATGGGCGGACTGGTGTTACTGGTGGAAAAGACGAAAATGGGCCGCGCCATGCGGGCCACGGCGGAAAACCCCCGCGTGGCCGGTCTCATGGGCGTCGATTCCGACAAGGTCATCGTCGCCACGTTTGCCATCGGCGCCGCGCTGGCCGCCGTGGCGGGCGTGATGTGGGGCGCCAACTATGCCTCGATTCAATTTTCCATGGGCGCCATCCCCGGCTTGAAGGCGTTCTGCGCGGCCGTGCTGGGCGGCATCGGCAATATCTATGGCGCCATGATAGGCGGCGTCCTGCTGGGCATTATCGAGAGTCTGGGCGCCGGCTATATCGGCGACATCACGGGCGGCTTCCTGGGCAGCCACTACCAGGATATCTTTGCCTTCGTCGTGCTGATCATCGTGCTGACCCTGCGCCCGTCCGGCATCATGGGCGAACGCGTGGCCGACCGCGCCTGA
- a CDS encoding ABC transporter permease subunit: MALLDFDVKKHPAKAYAGMLGLAALLMVFPFFAAQFGNSWVRIIDMALLYIMLALGLNIVVGFAGLLDLGYIAFYAVGAYLTALLASPQFAILLESVVNQYPVLGETLVQLMGPEIRENGIHLSIWIIVPLAAFVAGLFGALLGAPTLKLRGDYLAIVTLGFGEIIRIFMNNLNDPINFTNGPQGINLIDPIRIFGVNLAGEAGTNSTVTVAGFSMPSVNAYYFLFLFLCIAVVFVTKRLQHSRLGRAWVAIREDEIAAKAMGINTRNVKLLAFSMGASFGGVAGAMFASFQGFVSPESFSLTESIAVLAMVVLGGIGHIPGVILGGVILASIPEVLRHVVEPAQQALFGHVVIEAEVLRQLLYGLAMVLIMLNRPAGLWPAPKHEDRPDHDVDQPNKSTGVVSA; the protein is encoded by the coding sequence ATGGCACTACTCGATTTCGACGTCAAAAAGCACCCGGCCAAGGCGTATGCCGGCATGCTGGGCCTGGCCGCGCTGCTGATGGTGTTCCCGTTTTTTGCCGCCCAGTTCGGCAACTCGTGGGTGCGCATCATCGACATGGCCTTGCTGTACATCATGCTGGCCCTGGGCCTGAACATCGTCGTCGGCTTCGCCGGCCTGCTCGACCTCGGCTACATCGCCTTCTACGCCGTGGGCGCCTACCTGACGGCCCTGCTGGCTTCGCCCCAGTTCGCCATCCTGCTCGAATCCGTGGTGAACCAGTATCCGGTGCTGGGCGAGACCCTGGTACAGCTGATGGGCCCGGAGATCCGCGAAAACGGCATCCACCTGTCGATCTGGATCATCGTGCCGCTGGCGGCCTTTGTTGCCGGCCTGTTCGGGGCACTGCTGGGCGCGCCCACCTTGAAACTGCGCGGCGATTACCTGGCCATCGTGACCCTGGGTTTTGGCGAGATCATCCGCATCTTCATGAACAATTTGAACGACCCGATCAATTTCACGAATGGTCCGCAAGGCATCAATTTGATCGACCCCATCCGCATCTTCGGCGTCAACCTGGCGGGCGAGGCGGGCACCAACAGCACCGTCACGGTGGCCGGTTTTTCCATGCCGTCCGTGAACGCCTATTACTTCCTGTTCCTGTTCCTGTGCATCGCCGTTGTCTTCGTCACCAAGCGCCTCCAGCATTCGCGCCTGGGCCGCGCCTGGGTCGCCATCCGCGAAGACGAGATCGCCGCGAAAGCGATGGGCATCAACACGCGCAACGTGAAACTGCTGGCCTTTTCCATGGGCGCCTCGTTCGGCGGCGTGGCTGGCGCCATGTTCGCGTCGTTCCAGGGCTTCGTCTCGCCGGAATCGTTCTCGCTGACGGAATCGATCGCCGTGCTGGCGATGGTGGTGCTGGGCGGCATCGGGCATATTCCTGGCGTGATCCTCGGCGGCGTGATTCTCGCCTCCATCCCCGAAGTGCTGCGCCACGTGGTGGAGCCGGCCCAGCAGGCGCTGTTCGGTCACGTGGTGATCGAGGCGGAAGTGCTGCGCCAGCTGCTGTACGGCCTGGCCATGGTCTTGATCATGCTCAACCGTCCCGCCGGCCTGTGGCCGGCGCCGAAGCACGAGGACCGGCCCGACCATGATGTGGATCAACCGAACAAATCAACCGGCGTCGTGTCCGCTTAA
- a CDS encoding ABC transporter ATP-binding protein: protein MSEQIILNIAGVNKRFGGLQALTDVGITIRQGQIYGLIGPNGAGKTTFFNVITGLYQPDTGTFELAGKPYSPSAPHKVAKAGIARTFQNIRLFGDMTALENVMVGRHVRSHQGVFGAIFRHKAAREEEAAIRQRAMELLDFVGIAQFANRTSRFLSYGDQRRLEIARALATDPTLLALDEPAAGMNATEKLALRELLVKIKAEGKTVLLIEHDVKLMMGLCDRITVLEYGKRIAEGLPAEIQQNPAVIEAYLGGSHA, encoded by the coding sequence ATGAGCGAACAGATCATTCTCAATATCGCCGGCGTGAATAAACGTTTCGGCGGCCTGCAGGCGTTGACGGACGTGGGCATCACCATCCGCCAGGGGCAGATCTATGGCTTGATCGGCCCGAACGGCGCCGGCAAGACCACGTTTTTCAACGTCATCACGGGCCTGTACCAGCCGGACACGGGCACGTTCGAGCTGGCCGGCAAGCCGTATTCGCCGTCGGCGCCGCACAAGGTGGCCAAGGCGGGCATCGCGCGCACCTTCCAGAATATCCGCCTGTTCGGCGACATGACGGCGCTGGAAAACGTCATGGTGGGGCGCCACGTGCGATCGCACCAGGGCGTGTTCGGCGCCATCTTCCGCCACAAGGCGGCGCGCGAGGAAGAGGCGGCTATCCGCCAGCGGGCCATGGAGCTGCTCGATTTCGTCGGCATCGCCCAGTTCGCCAACCGCACCTCGCGCTTCCTGTCGTATGGCGACCAGCGGCGCCTGGAAATCGCCCGCGCGCTGGCTACCGACCCGACCCTGCTGGCCCTCGACGAGCCGGCGGCCGGCATGAACGCGACGGAAAAGCTGGCCCTGCGCGAGTTGTTGGTGAAAATCAAGGCGGAAGGCAAGACCGTGCTGCTGATCGAGCACGACGTGAAACTGATGATGGGGCTGTGCGACCGCATCACGGTGCTCGAGTATGGCAAGCGCATCGCCGAAGGCTTGCCGGCCGAAATACAGCAAAACCCGGCCGTGATCGAGGCTTACCTGGGGGGATCGCACGCATGA
- a CDS encoding ABC transporter ATP-binding protein → MSSNGWNKNVLKVAGLHVAYGGIKAVKGIDLEVNEGELIALIGANGAGKTTTLKAITGTLPACKVDGTITYMGESLKGSKSFHLVEKKLAMVPEGRGVFTRMSIRENLMMGAYTRTDKVGIETDIGRWFDVFPRLKERAAQMAGTLSGGEQQMLAMARALMSHPKLLLLDEPSMGLSPIMVEKIFEVIRKVSSEGITILLVEQNARLALQAAHRGYVMDSGLVTMGGNADDMLDDPRVKAAYLGE, encoded by the coding sequence ATGAGCAGCAATGGATGGAACAAGAACGTATTGAAAGTGGCGGGCCTGCATGTGGCCTATGGCGGCATCAAGGCCGTCAAGGGCATCGACCTGGAAGTCAACGAAGGCGAGCTGATCGCCCTGATCGGCGCGAACGGCGCAGGCAAGACGACGACACTGAAAGCCATCACGGGAACTTTGCCTGCATGCAAGGTCGATGGCACCATCACTTACATGGGCGAGTCGCTCAAGGGCAGCAAGTCGTTTCACCTGGTGGAAAAGAAGCTGGCCATGGTGCCGGAAGGGCGGGGCGTGTTTACGCGCATGTCGATCCGGGAAAACCTCATGATGGGCGCCTACACGCGCACGGACAAGGTGGGGATCGAGACCGACATCGGCCGCTGGTTCGACGTCTTTCCACGCCTGAAGGAGCGGGCGGCGCAGATGGCCGGCACCTTGTCGGGCGGCGAGCAGCAGATGCTGGCCATGGCGCGCGCCCTGATGAGTCATCCGAAGCTGCTGCTGCTCGACGAGCCGTCGATGGGCCTGTCGCCCATCATGGTCGAAAAAATCTTCGAGGTGATCCGCAAGGTGTCGTCGGAAGGCATCACGATCTTGCTGGTCGAACAGAATGCCCGTTTGGCCCTGCAGGCGGCGCACCGCGGCTATGTGATGGATTCCGGCCTGGTGACCATGGGCGGCAACGCGGACGACATGCTCGACGATCCGCGCGTGAAGGCGGCGTACCTGGGCGAGTAG
- a CDS encoding phasin family protein, with amino-acid sequence MFSIPEQFSSATKANLEAQFALFSSLTGKAFEGIEKIVELNLTAAKATLEESTAAAKQLLSAKDPQEFFSLTAAQAQPSAEKAIAYGRHLAAITSSTQAEFSKAAESQIAETNRKVISLVDEVTKNAPAGSENAVAILKSAIGNANAGYEQFSKTSKQAVEAIEANLTSAVNQFTQAAEKVVPRAAAK; translated from the coding sequence ATGTTTTCAATTCCTGAGCAGTTCTCGTCCGCCACCAAAGCCAACCTGGAAGCCCAATTCGCCCTGTTCTCGTCGCTGACGGGCAAGGCCTTCGAAGGCATCGAAAAGATCGTCGAACTGAACCTGACCGCCGCCAAGGCAACGCTGGAAGAATCCACGGCCGCCGCCAAGCAATTGCTGTCGGCAAAAGATCCACAAGAATTTTTCTCGCTGACCGCAGCCCAAGCCCAGCCTAGCGCCGAAAAAGCCATCGCTTACGGTCGTCACCTGGCTGCCATCACGTCCAGCACGCAAGCTGAATTCAGCAAAGCGGCTGAATCGCAAATCGCCGAAACGAACCGTAAAGTCATTTCGCTGGTCGATGAAGTGACCAAGAATGCACCAGCCGGTTCGGAAAACGCCGTCGCCATCCTGAAAAGCGCCATCGGCAACGCCAATGCAGGCTACGAGCAATTCTCGAAAACCAGCAAGCAAGCCGTCGAAGCCATCGAAGCGAACCTGACCTCGGCCGTGAACCAGTTCACGCAAGCGGCTGAAAAAGTCGTGCCGCGCGCTGCCGCCAAGTAA
- a CDS encoding DMT family transporter, giving the protein MSNLPAAAGASGKAPKAPLLTTVAPMALPAFFVLLWSTGFIVAKFGLPYAPPLTFLLLRFLGVLVILLPLVLILRAPWPVGQFRQIAVAGILMQAGYLAGVWCAIKLGMPAGLSALIVGMQPVLTACAAPLIGESVRPRQWLGLFFGLLGVALVVYAKINLVGLTVESVLLCVFALLSMTAGTMYQKRHCPQFDLRTGTVVQFAASIVVVLPFALYYEGLDLHFSNVQWTANFIGALLWSVLVLSIGAIFLLFALIRRSDATKVTGLLYLTPPTTAVMAWLMFGEAFNMLGIAGMLVAVVGVVFVVKK; this is encoded by the coding sequence ATGTCCAATCTTCCCGCCGCGGCTGGCGCCAGCGGCAAAGCCCCCAAAGCCCCTCTCTTGACCACCGTGGCGCCGATGGCCTTGCCCGCTTTCTTCGTGTTGTTATGGAGCACAGGTTTTATCGTGGCCAAGTTCGGCCTGCCGTATGCGCCGCCGCTGACCTTTTTGCTGCTGCGCTTCCTGGGCGTTCTGGTCATTTTGCTGCCGCTGGTGCTGATCTTGCGCGCGCCGTGGCCCGTGGGGCAATTCCGCCAGATCGCCGTGGCCGGCATCCTGATGCAGGCCGGCTACCTGGCCGGCGTCTGGTGCGCCATCAAGCTGGGCATGCCGGCCGGCCTGTCCGCCCTGATCGTGGGCATGCAGCCCGTGCTGACGGCCTGCGCCGCGCCGCTGATCGGCGAATCCGTGCGCCCGCGCCAGTGGCTGGGCCTGTTCTTTGGCTTGCTGGGCGTGGCTTTGGTCGTGTACGCGAAGATCAACCTCGTGGGCCTGACCGTGGAAAGCGTGCTGCTGTGCGTGTTCGCGCTGCTGTCGATGACGGCCGGCACCATGTACCAAAAACGCCACTGTCCGCAGTTCGACTTGCGCACCGGCACGGTGGTGCAGTTTGCCGCCTCCATCGTCGTCGTGTTGCCATTCGCCCTGTATTACGAGGGACTGGACTTGCATTTCAGCAATGTGCAATGGACAGCGAACTTCATCGGCGCCCTGCTGTGGTCGGTACTCGTGCTGTCCATCGGCGCCATCTTCCTGCTGTTTGCCCTGATCCGCCGCAGCGACGCCACGAAAGTGACGGGCTTGCTGTACCTGACGCCGCCGACGACGGCCGTCATGGCCTGGCTGATGTTTGGCGAAGCCTTTAATATGCTGGGCATCGCCGGCATGCTGGTGGCCGTCGTCGGCGTGGTTTTTGTTGTCAAGAAATAG